The Octopus bimaculoides isolate UCB-OBI-ISO-001 chromosome 1, ASM119413v2, whole genome shotgun sequence genome contains the following window.
tatacTCCTATATTTATGTAACTCAAATCTGTTGCTTTTCTATCCgtctcattaaaaagaaaatgtttgattggatttggtaattaaaaattaattcttgaaatatatgcctgtgtgtaaactgattttttttttttttttttttttttttttttttttttgtaagaaatgtGCTTTTAATTAGTTATTTGATATAAAGACAACTATCTCTGAAGTGTTTCATAATATTCTGTAATCATTTTACACGTTcgttttctaaattttaaattacatattaatAATACTCCCTTAATCTTTTGGGGCACACCTTTATCGCTATGCATTGTCTTCATGAATGACATTGAATTTTTGACCTTGTCAAAACTAAGTTAGGGTCTGAAGATCTTTCTTCGAAAGGACGCCCTAAATTAACGTGAAGGGTCTACTGAAGCTACTCGTACATGTATAACACTCTACAGCAGTTGAGGTATTAAACACGGCTACGTTTAGGAATATCCATTCCGTTTGCTATcttatataaatttactttttttttcttcttagattACGTGTTTCTGTATCGCCCATGTGAAACGAACTCCAAAACTATCCATTTACACTCATCATGCccttgaaaaattattttaataataatgagacTTTGTTTCTTTATGCTAATTTTATTGGCTTTGTTTTAAAAAGATTCCTCGTTTGTGCGATCGAATTCTGTTCCACTGTAATATTaaattgaggcggcgagctggcagaaacgttagcacgctggtcgaaatgcttagcggcatttcgcctgtcgttacgttctcagttcaaattccaccgaagctgACTTGGGAAGACTTCTGCTCACCCCAcccccgttttcggatacggaggttccggaaaattgccaaaagtcGGTATTGTTAAATCCCCCCTTctcctttgtctttcatctttcggaatcgataaattaagtaccagttgcttactggagtCATCTTCTCGactgggccccctcccccaaaattttgggccttgtgcctagagtagaaaagaatattaaattataaattgaaGTTGTCCGCAAGCACATCTGAATTACTCAGTTTTTCCAGCTTTTAGGGGATAATCAACAGAAAACCTAATAGAGCAAATGAAATTGAGTAACCTTCAACGNNNNNNNNNNNNNNNNNNNNNNNNNNNNNNNNNNNNNNNNNNNNNNNNNNNNNNNNNNNNNNNNNNNNNNNNNNNNNNNNNNNNNNNNNNNNNNNNNNNNNNNNNNNNNNNNNNNNNNNNNNNNNNNNNNNNNNNNNNNNNNNNNNNNNNNNNNNNNNNNNNNNNNNNNNNNNNNNNNNNNNNNNNNNNNNNNNNNNNNNNNNNNNNNNNNNNNNNNNNNNNNNNNNNNNNNNNNNNNNNNNNNNNNNNNNNNNNNNNNNNNNNNNNNNNNNNNNNNNNNNNNNNNNNNNNNNNNNNNNNNNNNNNNNNNNNNNNNNNNNNNNNNNNNNNNNNNNNNNNNNNNNNNNNNNNNNNNNNNNNNNNNNNNNNNNNNNNNNNNNNNNNNNNNNNNNNNNNNNNNNNNNNNNNNNNNNNNNNNNNNNNNNNNNNNNNNNNNNNNNNNNNNNNNNNNNNNNNNNNNNNNNNNNNNNNNNNNNNNNNNNNNNNNNNNNNNNNNNNNNNNNNNNNNNNNNNNNNNNNNNNNNNNNNNNNNNNNNNNNNNNNNNNNNNNNNNNNNNNNNNNNNNNNNNNNNNNNNNNNNNNNNNNNNNNNNNNNNNNNNNNNNNNNNNNNNNNNNNNNNNNNNNNNNNNNNNNNNNNNNNNNNNNNNNNNNNNNNcattcaataagcatatagatatgtgtataaagaagtagatagatagatatgaatgtcttcctgtagctaaaaacaacagtaacaccgtcctCTATTGGGCCGCCGCATTTAGTTGGCAAGTACATTTTATGAATAAACGGATAGGGATGAATAGatggaaaagttcaaaatttaaaagtgAAGGGAGGGGTGAAATATGAGTctcttattaaactttataacattaatcattaaacatattgtttgtttctcataaaatagtgcatatttaattatgattgtttaaggcaaacacaagtaaaaGGCAAATTCTTTccactttaatgtttttgtctatatttaatttcgatttgcatatgttcgtcaattcgctacaatttctttaaagtaaacaaaatcaaaatttttaattGGGGAGAGGGAGTGAATATAAGAAATTTTTTTGTAGCATATTTGTAATCTCCGATACCTTAAACGTAGAAATCAGAAAAaagcatttttcaaggagaggtgcgattTTGCATTATCCCCATCAACCTCACTTCTGTCTAGTTCATATTTCGATCTCTTAATTTGAACATCAACGCCAATTTTTATATAAACTCATGGTCGTAACCTTTCCACCTATTTAAAATGAGACTAGCAATTCACTGTATAGACCAGATGTGAAGAAAACTGAGGTCAATTTACTTATCAATATCGATCAGTTCGATAGGAATTCAGTGTTTGCTGCCAGATTTTTAGGACCAGTGGTGGTAGATCAGTGCTTTTTCATTATGATCCATTGGCAATTTCTTAAATGCTGACAAATTGCAAATATTGCAGTTCACTTGGCTGCCCAACTATATGAAACTGCAGGGTGCAAATGTTACAATCTTATAGGTAACTGAACATTGTTGCTTATATTGCAAACAGAATGGTGTTGGGTTGCTAAAGTATGTTTCTGAAAGTTGGAGACCCCAGCATTCTGCAACCAGTAGCACCTTGATTGCAGTGACAGCACAGGCGAGGTGGAATGACAGTCTTTTCTTTGGTATCAAGGAAAGTGTCAGATTAAGGATTAAGCAAATGTCCCTGGTTGAACAATATACTAGACCCAAGACCTGTTGCTTTGCATGCCAAACTAAGATGAACTAGAAAACTGTAATCCAGCTGATCATCTATTTCCGCTAATCGTGTTGAGAACTTGTTGGAGATAGATGGTCAGGTCCTGTGTATGTAATCACTTTTCAATGtgaataaagagaataaaaacatCAATGAAATTACATCACTTGTCAGTTATTGGCAGATATATCTACATGTGAGaaccaatgtaaaaaaaaaaaaaaaccattcctATCTTAAAATACTGTGACTATTAaacaaaataagtgccagttaggCAAAGTGCACTGATACCTTTATTGTGTTACCAGCACAGGTATaaaatttagtatttaaaccggccatatccggcctgCTTTATGTTGAAACCTGCCTGATATGACCTACAACTAccctagaatgtcattctaaaaataagcaatcacatcatcaaaatctcaaagcaatgagataatacttgattaattcaaagcaatttgaataaacgttatattttgacaaattaatctgaatacAAAAGGGTTAAGCTAGTTTAATAGGTAGTACTTTTCAATGCAATATATAGGTTTTTGATTATCTCTTATCAGCTCTGCTTTAAAGTGGCAGCCAGGTCACATAATCATCACTCTAATacacacttttccatgcttgcatgtgttggacAGAGCTTAGTCAGATTTCTCTATGGTTGAGTGtccttgttgccaaccctcacttgatTCTgcacaagataatatttccctatggccagatatgttctcacagaatactAGAAATGAGTGACTCatgtgacagtgatgctcatttatgaCTAtcgtgcaatgtcaagacaaggagatacacgataggcttctttcagttgtctatctaccaaattcactcaaaaagctttagtcagcccagcattatagtagaagacatttgcccaaggtgccacacattgggattgaacccagaaccttttgatgggaaagcaaacttcttatcagaCTGTCATGTCTGCACCTAATTATCtgatttattacaatatttgttgcacataaaaaatgaaataattactaaGGCATTATTCTATTTCCATCACTTACTGGAGTGGGTACTTCAGCAAGGCATATAAATccatatttgaaatgaaaatagatatttctAATTATAGGTAAAATGGCATTATTTAAACCGTCTAGTCGCTTGCTTTATTCATCTGATACTCCCACTAATCACTGTGCTCAGTCCTACTTCTACAGATCATCTGCCTTTCTATTTGCTTTTCCTGCAATCTTTAACTTCATAATAATGCTCAAATTGAACATCAACCTATCAATTTCACATGGTCTCTGCAGGCCTTCAAAGGTCATAAATAACGACTTTCTttgtgatgagattttttttctaaaaaaagaaagaaaaactgggtctttttttttttttttaagaatttgaaCCTGTTGCAATAAATGCATagtaacaactttttttttttttttttttttNNNNNNNNNNNNNNNNNNNNNNNNNNNNNNNNNNNNNNNNNNNNNNNNNNNNNNNNNNNNNNNNNNNNNNNNNNNNNNNNNNNNNNNNNNNNNNNNNNNNNNNNNNNNNNNNNNNNNNNNNNNNNNNNNNNNNNNNNNNNNNNNNNNNNNNNNNNNNNNNNNNNNNNNNNNNNNNNNNNNNNNNNNNNNNNNNNNNNNNNNNNNNNNNNNNNNNNNNNNNNNNNNNNNNNNNNNNNNNNNNNNNNNNNNNNNNNNNNNNNNNNNNNNttttttttttttttttttttttgtattataggcTCGTGCTTTTAACAAATTTTTACCGTTATTGGACCGTGTCCTTGTGGAGCGATTTCTGCCTGAAGTAAGAACTAAAAGTGGTATCATGATCCCAGAGAAGTCTCAAGGCAAGGTTGTCCAAGCAACAGTGGTGGCATGTGGTCCAGGAGGCAGAGCTAAAGTATGTACTTTCTATTTTATGTATCTGGAGTGTCACCGCATTTATACTCCCCAGCATCATGTGGGAAGTTCAATACTGCTTAGTGGTGAGGTGTGGGCTTTGAATGTAGCTGTTGTTTGTCAAATTGAGTTGAATGAAGCATGAATGTTTTGATGTCAGTGTGAATGAACAATGCAAATGAGCTGAAAGAAAAGCTGAGCATAAggggaatcagatgtagtgtgcaacaGGGAAGTCTGTGCTGTTATGGGTATGTGATATGTATGGAAGGTGtcagctgtataaagaaatgtGGGGCCTTCACAGCAGATGAAATCTATTGAGTAGTGACCCAAGTAAGATGAAGTTTTGAATGCTATCAGAATGTTGAACCTCATGGAGATGACAGGACTTAGATAATTAGTGACAcagtgctagaaaaaaaaaaccattgtctTGATTTCAAGTATAGCAAAATCAATGCTAAATTTGGTAACTGCAAAGGCTGGGTAGTATGTGTatttgcacaaacacatgcacacattcttttGCATCTCTGATCCAATATACCTCTCCCCTGTCTTTGGTACCCACTTGCCTccctatatttattcatttgctgcGTGACTGATGAAGGCATGGTATCCATCACTCTATCCATTCATCTGTGCTTCTATTACTCTATCCTTTTATCACCTCCCTTTCCAGTGACTGTTTCTTGGTACACATGCACCCTGCCACTTATCCACTTTTGTTATCTCTTGCACTAATCTCAAGTATGTTATCTTGAATGAATACAGAATGGTGAGGGTGTTCTTAAGGGATACAAAGCAACTGGTGCCAGGATGAAATGTAccgagtacactctgtaaatagTTTAGTGAAAGAATTGAGAAAGTGTAATTACAAGTCTTTCTCTTGCTGAGAACATGACAACCTCAATAAAATGCTCCCAATACAAAAAGTGGTTGGTTGTTAGGAAGGGCGTAGAAAGTAAGTCAGATTTGCAATGTTTAAGTGGTCTGTCAACCCACTTAGGAGGATAGTAACTTTGATAAGGAACCAGTTCTCCAATCCATGGAGAGTCATATTTAAATAAAGACAACTAGCATGGTCTATTCGAGTTGCAAAGTTGGTTGATGAAAGGTTGCAAATAAGTTTAGTAAATTGCTGGAAATTAATAACATTTACTGTGAGATCATCATTGTTGATGGGGACATGTACTACTTTATATGGATTATGTCATACTACTAATCTAATAAATCAAAGACTGAAAATGTTGCCACTGATATTCTAAGCATTTATTACTTACAGTGTTGAGAAACGAGGTAATTTTATCAGTTCTGTTTGGATTATTGAAGATTACATGCACAATATAGTATGAATAATTTACATTTTGAACAATACTATATTGATCTgctattttatgcatttatttttgcaATTGTTTTACAGGATGGCAGTACTATTCCACTTACTGTCAAGTTTGGTGATGTTGTCCTATTGCCAGAATATGGTGGCACAAAAGTAGAATTAGACAAAAAGGTGAGATGTGTTTTaactgttaaccctttagcatttaaacccgccaaaatattctatccattttattcaaactggccacatccaacctatcacacctaccctacaatatcattctgaaaataaacaatcacatcattgaaatctctaagcttctagataatgcatgattaactaaaaacaatgtaaataaataagctatACCTCAagggttcccaaccattttttatctatggacccctttgattactattttattctggtggacccccatagccatttggtgtttaaaactaattttacaagacacttctttcaaaattatttcggttttaacacattaacttgtgtgagttgaactatgtaaaatgttaaagaaacctAACTGCttcttgcaatacatatatatctaaagcgAAATAtttttcaggggtccttaaaataagatccccaatttactacttTGTTGCATggtccctggttgagaaccactgctatacATTAACAGGgcaatctgaatgctgaaggaaagaaactttttttaaaaaacctgtgTAGCTCCAGTATCTCAAAACTCACTATTTTACAGCTTCTAGTTTTGAAATATCAATGATATATtcaaagtaaagttgtggaaaaGTTACTGGAGAAAGCGTCTAATTAAGTTTCTATGGCTGTTTATAAGTTTTCTCTATAATGACATGCTATGGAAAGCAGAATGTTTGGCATTTCAGATTCTTTGTCTTCAGTGTGAAGTACAGAAAAATAGTGTCATTGGCCTTtagctttctcttctctttttaaaGGCCAAGTGCCAAAGTTTAGACATCTCACTCCATAACGGTAGTTAGCTACGTTGGAGAATTCATAGGCTATTTGGAACGATAAATGCATAGGTGTTTGATTAAACGGCGAAGATTGTAGCAATTATCTGTTCCAGTTAATGTCATTGaatgagttacttcccttgttcTGGAAGTTGAAACTCtagttttcttatttatattagcTTTTCTTGTCATGCAAATATCTAGTTGGTATACTGAGTAGCTGTTGGAATTCACCCCTCTTGGTTTTTACCTTTTGGTGGTTAAATACTTAGCTCTAAGAACCTGTGACTATTAAAATAGCAGACAAAAGTAAaagtacaaaatttttttttaaagggacaCATGAGAAAATGTACTGAACCGATCAGAGCATCACAGCTGAAACATTTTTGCCCTTGCGTTTTTAAACAATCATCATCTTCCTATGACGAtctgttttccacgctggcatggcttggacggTTTGATCAAAGCTAGTAAaccagagagctacaccaggttccagtctcgTTTGGTTTCTCTGACtgcatgtccttcctaatgccagccactttacagtgtgtacaaggtacttttaacgtgccaccagcacaactTTTAGTCAGATTGATGTTGACACCTTTGATGggcttttaaatgtttttaataatttcGTTTCTTTTCTGCTTACTATGTTATCAAATCATTGtcaactgtttttattttcttttgcaggaATTTTATCTATTCAGAGATTCTGATATACTTGGAAAATTTGAATCCTAATGCTGTTTGTTAGTTTAAGGCAGATTCTGGCATACTATTATGTATAAATTAGAActtgagaggaagaaagacactgttaatttcatgagcttgCAGACCAGTGATACATGAAGACTTAAGCAAAGCTACATGTTCAAAAGTCCTGACATCACCATAACTCGTGTTCAAAATTAACTTATTGGGAGTTTACTGGAAGCAATTCGGGAGTGTCTTTTTGTGTTTTGCTTGTTATTGAATTTAGAAGTTTTCTTTTTAAGCTAGGTTTCTCTAGTTTTAATTTCCAATGCTTTGTCTGCTGGTTTTCTTACGTATAAATCTATGTCTAGGGAAAAATCATGGGTGCTACCTATAAGATAACTTCTACACATTAATACAAAATGTTCATTTAAGCAAAAACTCTTGAGGCTTCTCACTGTCAGTGCTTGgtctcttcctcttcatcatgtGCCACAAATCATTGAAATCATTTCTACCTGAAAACAAAATGTTCTATATTTTATCACTGATTTATTGCCCATTCTAGCATGTGGAAGAATTGtaatgtagagttttttttttttttttttttttttttttcttacacattgTCAGAAACTCCCAAATATTCTGTACATATGATCATTTTGAAggttgttataaataaatatctcaaaatacactattgtttcactttttctcaaatttctaaatctctttgtCATTTGTCTTTTTTGTTCTACTTTGTCCTGTGAAAATGGTTTTGTCTATTTACTACTGAAACTgattgtttgcttgcttgtctgTCATTTAATACAGCCAGACTGGTGCATAATGGAAGATAATCTGAAAGTAATgtacccctgaaatgtgaatacaaacagaataagacGAGTTTCATGTAAATCTGACTACGGGTTTCTGAGATACACATTTTTGTGGGGGGTTTTATTTCCACAAATTTAAGCAGTAAAGCTTGGAGTTATTGCCCTTCAGTCGACAAATACCACTTAGATGCTGTGGATTCAGAGATTTATGAGTGGGTAGGGAGAGGAGTTTTTGAAAATTCACATGAaccaatttttttccttcattactTTCAGGtaaatggatttctttcagtgaaaatttatacaaatacttTTCCAATCGCATAGATTACGATCCTAAGGAAACTTTCTgaggggtggggggtgggggagtTGGATTAGGAAGACCAAATAAGTTGAGACTACTGTTTTCACAGATTTTCCCCCACTCCTTATTTCACCATAGCCTTCAAAATGATGGGGACGTCTTTTTATGAGAacaaagtttggaaaattttttaaattcctcACCATCCCACTTTGGATTGATTTTGGCCAAGGGANNNNNNNNNNNNNNNNNNNNNNNNNNNNNNNNNNNNNNNNNNNNNNNNNNNNNNNNNNNNNNNNNNNNNNNNNNNNNNNNNNNNNNNNNNNNNNNNNNNNNNNNNNNNNNNNNNNNNNNNNNNNNNNNNNNNNNNNNNNNNNNNNNNNNNNNNNNNNNNNNNNNNNNNNNNNNNNNNNNNNNNNNNNNNNNNNNNNNNNNNNNNNNNNNNNNNNNNNNNNNNNNNNNNNNNNNNNNNNNNNNNNNNNNNNNNNNNNNNNNNNNNNNNNNNNNNNNNNNNNNNNNNNNNNNNNNNNNNNNNNNNNNNNNNNNNNNNNNNNNNNNNNNNNNNNNNNNNNNNNNNNNNNNNNNNNNNNNNNNNNNNNNNNNNNNNNNNNNNNNNNNNNNNNNNNNNNNNNNNNNNNNNNNNNNNNNNNNNNNNNNNNNNNNNNNNNNNNNNNNNNNNNNNNNNNNNNNNNNNNNNNNNNNNNNNNNNNNNNNNNNNNNNNNNNNNNNNNNNNNNNNNNNNNNNNNNNNNNNNNNNNNNNNNNNNNNNNNNNNNNNNNNNNNNNNNNNNNNNNNTTTTATACCATATAAGTGTATTTATGGggaggaaaatatttaaaaacatcaatacattcaAGAGTGAAAAGAAATGAGGATTAtcttgggatgtgctagaaacaactgccaaatctcccttaaatcgaTCTTTCCTCTGAATATATTTCTTCCTAATCCAAAACTCCTCTCCCTACCCCCTTGGAAAAAAtttcccccacaaatttctttatcataatctatgccatttgaaaggtatttgtataaaatttcattaaaagatattcattttcttgaaagttatgaGGAGGAAAAAAGTtggatcatgtgaattttccaaacCTCCTCGAAAAAATGTTTTCCCATAAATCTCTATTTACTCTGAATCCACAGCATAAgtggtatttgttgaaaatttcactaaaaagtatccatttttctggaagttatgaggcaacaccgtccgagcgtgatcgttgccagagcagctgtttggCTTCCGTGCTGCTGgcacgtaaataacaccatttgagcgtgatcgttactagcGTCACCTTACTGACACGTGAAataacattcgagcgaggtcattgccagtgccgctggactggctcctgtgcaggtggcacgtaaaaaacaccatttattTGAGCattgccgttgccagtaccgcctgactggccctcatgccagtggcacgtaaaagcacccactacactctcagagtggttggctttaggaagggcatccagctgtagaaactgccagatcaaattcgagcctggtgcaaccatctggtttgccagtcctcagtcaaatcgtccaacccatgctagcatggaaagcggacattaaatgataatgatgatgaatttcatGCTTTAAAATGCTAACCAAAACATAGTAAACAGTCACATAAGAATGAAGAAAAAcgtttattttgaatatttcaggTGTTTTATGACAGTATTTACTCATGGTTGTTCTGCTGAAGCAATGTAAATAGCAGATTTCAGCACTTATTAGCGTGGAACATTCTGTAGCATCATCCACAGGTAACGTCTGCTGCAAACTGCTACTGACTCACTACAGAGTGAGCTGATGAGTTTCACACTTGCTTCCAAGTTATAAATTGCATCGTTtattatcttgtttcagtcattagactggccattctggggcactgccttgaatattttttaactgactacagtatttatttttcttttaatatatggtacttattctgtcggtgtcttttgccaaactgttaagttacagggatgcaaaccaAAATTGGCTGTCAAATGGCaatggatatagtagaagatacttggctaaggtgccacacagtgggactgaacccggagctatgtggtttggaagcaaacttcttaccatgcctgcacctctaattttctgagtaatataatattcttttctactctaggcaaaaggcctgaaattttatggcgggggccagtcgattagattgaactcagtacgcaactggtacttaatttatcaaccccgaaaggatgaaaggcaaagctgacctcggcggaatttgaactcagaacgtaaagacagacgaaatactgctaagcattttgcccagagtgtcaacgtttctgctagctcgccgccttagtattacaataatattgctgttattaatagtcttgtatttctgtttgtcatataggtacatgtgtttatgcattatgtatataagatataaggcaacaagctggcagagtcgttagcacacctggcgaaatgcttagtggtatttcagctgctaaggttgactttgcctttcatcctttcggggacgattaaataagtaccagttatgcgctggggtccatgtaatcgacttactccctccctgcaaatttcaggtcttctgtCTATAATAGAATGGATTATGTATATAAGAcgtataatagtttcaaattttgtgggaagggctaagtcaattacatcgactcctgtgtATGACCAGT
Protein-coding sequences here:
- the LOC106868108 gene encoding 10 kDa heat shock protein, mitochondrial, which translates into the protein MARAFNKFLPLLDRVLVERFLPEVRTKSGIMIPEKSQGKVVQATVVACGPGGRAKDGSTIPLTVKFGDVVLLPEYGGTKVELDKKEFYLFRDSDILGKFES